The Paenibacillus sp. FSL R7-0345 DNA segment TGTGATGTGAAATAGTTAAGATCGGATTCTGAGAGGGAAAAAAGTTCATCCATGCCTGAGCCGCCTGCAATAAACGGCAGGTCACCGGGTCCTTTTTGGATAATCTCTCCGATATCCGCTTCTCTTTTCAGCAGGTGATACAGATTGTATTTAGCCGTTACGCCCATCAGCACGTCGATGTTCGCCATTCCGATATCCGCATCGAACAAAAGCACCCGCCTGCCCATCGCCTTCAGCGCCAAAGCAAAGTTCAGCGTGAAGTTGGATTTGCCGACACCGCCTTTTCCGCTGCACACGGTAATGATCCGGGCGGAAGGGCCATCTCCGGGCTCAGGCCTGGAATCCCGGCTGGATACCAGCTGCCGCAAGGATTGAGCCTGATCCATCAAACGCCTCCTGTTCCCAGCAGCATTTCACTGAGCAGTTCTTTGGTAGCCATCAGCAGATCATCCGGAACATTCTGACCGTTAGTGAGATAAGAAAGTTTGAGCGGAAAATCATTTAATACATTGAATAAAGGTCCATAGCTGCCCGTCTCATCCAGCTTGGTAAAAATAACCTTATCCAGCTGGTACCGGCCGAAATGATCGGCGATTAATTTCATATCCCTGCTTTTGGAGGTCATGCTCAGCACCAGGAAGGTTTCGCTCTTTAGTTCCTTGGCAAGCAGACTCTGGAGCTCGGCTACAAACATTTCATTACGGTAATTCCGCCCGGCCGTATCCATTAATACCAGATCGCAGCCCTCAAGGCGGAACATTGCCCGCTGCAGGTCACCCGGCGACTGTACAACCTCCAACGGAATATTCAGAATAGCGGCGTAAGTGCGCAGCTGCTCCACCGCGGAAATCCGGTAGGTATCTGAGGTAATAAGACCAACCTTACGGCCATGCTTGAACAGCTGTTCGGCAGCCAGCTTGGCAATCGAGGTAGTTTTGCCAACACCGGTCGGCCCGGCAATATAGACAATCCTGCTATCTGCAGCAATCCCGCCGGCAATTCTGCCGGCCAGAAACTCATTGATCTGCTCCTGCAGCATTACTGCAAAACGTTCAGCGGTCCAGGTCCGCCCTTCCTCATTCCAGCGGTCATAGATATTTCCGATCCACTCCTCGATGAGTACCGCATCTGTATCCTGGTCAATCAGCTGGCGTTTCAGCTCATCCAGCATCTGCGGCAATTCAATACCGCTTGATGAATAACGGGCGATCCGTTCCATCCATTGCTTCATATCCCTGATCTCACGGAGCACATCGCTTTCGAGTGCCGATGAAACTGCCGGTTCAAGTTCCGCGTCCAGACTTTCATAAAGCGCCGACAATGAACCTTTAGCTGGCTTCCGAGGTGCTGCAGGTGTAGACTCAGCAGGCTTGTTCCCGAGTACCTGCGGCGATTCCTCGTCAGCTGCCGGCAGCACAGCTACCGCGCCTCTGGTCTCCTGAACCTCGGACAGAGCAGCTGAAATTTCGGCGGCAAAAGTCTCGGCCGCAGGCCTTTCCTTCGCAGGCACCTGAGAGGCAGTGGCGGCTTTCTGATAAGCCTGCGGCACAGCGCTGCGAGGTATGCTGGCAGGTGCTGCCGGCGCACTGCTCGCGGCAGCAGGTTTGCGCGCTTCTTCAACTGCGGCTACGACCTCTATCTTCTTTTTCTGAAACATTCCCATAAATCCGCCGATTTTGATTTCTTTGGTACTGAGGATTACGGCATCGCTCCCCAGCTC contains these protein-coding regions:
- the flhF gene encoding flagellar biosynthesis protein FlhF produces the protein MRVKRYVVDTMPDAMHSIRSELGSDAVILSTKEIKIGGFMGMFQKKKIEVVAAVEEARKPAAASSAPAAPASIPRSAVPQAYQKAATASQVPAKERPAAETFAAEISAALSEVQETRGAVAVLPAADEESPQVLGNKPAESTPAAPRKPAKGSLSALYESLDAELEPAVSSALESDVLREIRDMKQWMERIARYSSSGIELPQMLDELKRQLIDQDTDAVLIEEWIGNIYDRWNEEGRTWTAERFAVMLQEQINEFLAGRIAGGIAADSRIVYIAGPTGVGKTTSIAKLAAEQLFKHGRKVGLITSDTYRISAVEQLRTYAAILNIPLEVVQSPGDLQRAMFRLEGCDLVLMDTAGRNYRNEMFVAELQSLLAKELKSETFLVLSMTSKSRDMKLIADHFGRYQLDKVIFTKLDETGSYGPLFNVLNDFPLKLSYLTNGQNVPDDLLMATKELLSEMLLGTGGV